The proteins below come from a single Kitasatospora sp. NBC_00315 genomic window:
- a CDS encoding APC family permease — protein sequence MFNLPQALKRLVIGRAMRSEELGETLLPKRLALPIFASDPLSSVAYATQEILLVLTVGGTAFLYLTPWVAAGVVALMAVVVMSYRQVVHAYPSGGGSYEVVSKNLGPNSGLVVAASLLVDYVMTVAVSVASGVDNIISAFNGLADYRVLLAVGFVAILAAMNLRGVRESGNAFAAPTYLFIGAMLLMIATGLVRVAFGDAPVAESAAFGVEPEHGKDALAGLGLLLLGLRAFASGCTALTGVEAISNGVPAFRAPKSRNAASTMAVMGITAVVMFVGVTALALIAKVHYVDDACQLTGLAGDCAGYTQQTVIAQLAASVFGGSDSILFYVIQAATALVLILAANTAFNGFPLLSSILAEHRYLPRQLHTRGDRLAFSNGIIALAVVAGGLLWLYQADVTSLIHLYILGVFTSFTLSQIGMVRHWNRVLSTETDSAVRGSAHRARIINGFGAVTTALVLVIVLLTKFTQGAWLAVVAAVLLWLMMRGIRRHYDAVAEELAVDDPHAESARPSRVHGIVLVSKLHKPTLRAIGYAEAFRPDTLEAVSVAVEKDSTDELRAQWDEFGIRVPLKVLDSPFREITKPVVGYVRGVRQGNPRDAVAVFIPEYVVGHWWENLLHNQSALWLKSRLLFTPGVMVISVPWQLSSAPRADRPARRAPGAMRRGEPARAKAVPEPENV from the coding sequence GTGTTCAATCTGCCCCAGGCGCTGAAGCGCCTCGTGATCGGTAGAGCCATGCGCAGCGAGGAACTGGGCGAGACCCTGCTCCCAAAGCGACTGGCGCTGCCGATCTTCGCGTCCGACCCGCTCTCCTCGGTGGCCTACGCCACCCAGGAGATCCTGCTGGTGCTCACCGTCGGCGGCACCGCCTTCCTCTACCTGACCCCGTGGGTCGCGGCGGGCGTCGTCGCGCTGATGGCCGTCGTGGTGATGTCCTACCGCCAGGTGGTGCACGCGTACCCGAGCGGCGGCGGCTCCTACGAGGTGGTCTCGAAGAACCTCGGGCCGAACTCCGGTCTGGTGGTGGCGGCCTCGCTGCTGGTCGACTACGTGATGACGGTCGCGGTGTCGGTGGCCTCCGGCGTCGACAACATCATCTCGGCCTTCAACGGCCTGGCCGACTACCGGGTCCTGCTCGCGGTGGGGTTCGTGGCCATCCTGGCCGCGATGAACCTGCGGGGTGTCCGGGAGTCGGGCAACGCGTTCGCCGCGCCGACGTACCTGTTCATCGGCGCCATGCTGCTGATGATCGCCACCGGCCTGGTCCGGGTGGCCTTCGGGGACGCGCCGGTCGCCGAGAGCGCGGCGTTCGGGGTCGAACCGGAGCACGGCAAGGACGCCCTGGCCGGCCTCGGCCTGCTGCTGCTCGGCCTGCGGGCCTTCGCCTCCGGCTGTACGGCGCTGACCGGCGTGGAGGCGATATCCAACGGCGTGCCCGCGTTCCGGGCGCCCAAGTCGCGCAACGCCGCCAGCACGATGGCCGTCATGGGCATCACCGCGGTCGTGATGTTCGTCGGGGTCACCGCGCTCGCGCTGATCGCGAAGGTGCACTACGTCGACGACGCCTGCCAGCTCACCGGCCTCGCCGGGGACTGCGCGGGCTACACCCAGCAGACCGTGATCGCGCAGCTGGCGGCATCGGTCTTCGGCGGCAGCGACAGCATCCTCTTCTACGTGATCCAGGCCGCCACCGCGCTGGTGCTGATCCTGGCCGCGAACACCGCGTTCAACGGGTTCCCGCTGCTGTCCTCGATCCTCGCCGAGCACCGCTACCTGCCCCGCCAACTGCACACCCGCGGCGACCGGCTGGCCTTCTCCAACGGCATCATCGCGCTCGCCGTGGTGGCCGGCGGCCTGCTCTGGTTGTACCAGGCGGACGTCACCAGCCTGATCCACCTGTACATCCTGGGCGTCTTCACCTCCTTCACGCTGTCCCAGATCGGCATGGTCCGGCACTGGAACCGAGTGCTGTCCACCGAGACCGACAGTGCGGTACGCGGATCGGCCCACCGCGCCCGGATCATCAACGGCTTCGGCGCGGTCACCACCGCACTGGTGCTGGTGATCGTCCTGCTCACCAAGTTCACCCAGGGCGCCTGGCTCGCCGTCGTCGCGGCCGTGCTGCTCTGGCTGATGATGCGCGGCATCCGCCGCCACTACGACGCGGTGGCCGAGGAGCTGGCCGTCGACGACCCGCACGCCGAGTCGGCGCGGCCGTCCAGGGTTCACGGCATCGTGCTGGTCTCCAAGCTGCACAAGCCCACCCTGCGGGCGATCGGCTACGCCGAGGCGTTCCGGCCCGACACCCTGGAGGCCGTCAGCGTCGCGGTCGAGAAGGACTCCACCGATGAGCTGAGGGCTCAGTGGGACGAGTTCGGAATCCGCGTGCCGCTGAAGGTGCTGGACTCGCCGTTCCGTGAGATCACCAAGCCGGTCGTCGGGTATGTTCGCGGCGTCCGGCAGGGCAACCCGCGCGACGCCGTGGCCGTGTTCATCCCGGAGTACGTGGTCGGCCACTGGTGGGAGAACCTACTGCACAACCAGTCGGCGCTCTGGCTCAAGAGCAGGCTGCTGTTCACCCCCGGAGTGATGGTGATCAGCGTGCCGTGGCAGCTGTCCTCGGCTCCCAGGGCCGACCGCCCGGCCCGCCGGGCCCCCGGCGCGATGCGCCGTGGCGAGCCGGCCCGGGCGAAGGCCGTCCCGGAGCCGGAGAACGTCTGA
- a CDS encoding class I SAM-dependent methyltransferase: protein MLQSEIWDDQAAQSYDAPGTGMFAPAVLGPTVDRLVELAEGGRVLEFAIGTGRVAVPLAERGVPVSGIELSKPMIDQLRAKADDAAIPVVVGDMATARVPGEFQLVYLVYNTISNLLTQAEQVACFRNAARHLAPGGRFVVELWVPELRKLPPGQQAVVWESATGYIGLDTYDVLRQQVVSHHFRFDTEAGREARLFRSPHRYIWPAELDLMAELAGMTLESRHADWTGEEFTAESRSHVSVYRMASPL, encoded by the coding sequence ATGCTTCAAAGTGAGATTTGGGATGACCAGGCCGCTCAGAGCTATGACGCCCCTGGGACCGGCATGTTCGCGCCGGCGGTGCTGGGGCCGACAGTGGATCGTCTCGTGGAGCTCGCCGAGGGCGGGCGGGTGCTGGAGTTCGCCATCGGGACCGGGCGGGTGGCAGTGCCGCTCGCGGAGCGCGGAGTCCCGGTCAGTGGCATCGAGCTGTCGAAGCCGATGATCGATCAGCTCCGCGCCAAGGCAGACGACGCGGCCATCCCGGTCGTCGTCGGCGACATGGCCACTGCACGAGTTCCGGGCGAGTTCCAGCTCGTCTATCTCGTCTACAACACCATCTCCAACCTGCTCACGCAGGCCGAGCAGGTTGCCTGTTTCCGAAACGCCGCACGCCACCTCGCGCCGGGCGGGCGGTTCGTCGTCGAGCTGTGGGTCCCCGAACTTCGCAAGCTGCCACCAGGTCAGCAGGCCGTGGTCTGGGAGTCGGCGACGGGCTACATCGGGCTCGATACCTACGATGTCCTGCGCCAGCAGGTCGTCTCGCACCACTTCCGGTTCGACACCGAGGCCGGCCGCGAGGCCCGATTGTTCCGCAGCCCGCACCGATACATCTGGCCGGCTGAACTTGACCTGATGGCCGAGCTGGCCGGAATGACACTGGAGTCCAGGCATGCCGACTGGACGGGAGAGGAATTCACTGCGGAGTCGCGCTCCCATGTCTCGGTCTACAGGATGGCCAGCCCGCTCTGA
- a CDS encoding site-specific integrase has product MLGTGMRRGEVLGLHWEDVYLMDRALFVRFTLAAVNNSGVTLGEPKTPASLAWVSLSPRVMRALHRQARIQMAAHPEGRLEGLVFSHADGSPLRPQWVLEQLRRRTAEIDLPRIGLHDLRHTAASIMIAMDVPLAIVSKTLRHATLATTINLYGHLFKHSADEAVLALANALNSADLERRRTVADGDTAARLAA; this is encoded by the coding sequence ATGCTCGGCACCGGTATGCGGCGCGGTGAAGTCCTGGGATTGCACTGGGAAGACGTCTACCTCATGGACCGTGCTCTGTTCGTCCGCTTCACCTTGGCTGCGGTCAACAACAGCGGCGTGACCCTTGGCGAGCCCAAGACACCCGCCAGCCTCGCCTGGGTCAGCCTCTCACCCCGCGTCATGAGGGCCCTCCACCGCCAGGCCAGGATTCAGATGGCCGCCCACCCCGAGGGTCGCCTCGAAGGACTCGTCTTCTCCCACGCCGACGGCTCACCGCTGCGGCCGCAGTGGGTGCTGGAGCAACTCCGTAGGCGCACCGCCGAGATCGACCTGCCCCGCATCGGGCTGCACGACCTGCGCCACACCGCCGCCAGCATCATGATCGCCATGGACGTGCCGCTCGCCATCGTCTCCAAAACCCTGCGCCACGCCACCCTCGCCACCACCATCAACCTCTACGGACACCTCTTCAAACACTCCGCCGACGAAGCCGTCCTCGCCCTCGCCAACGCCCTCAACAGTGCGGACCTCGAACGACGGCGCACGGTAGCGGACGGAGACACAGCTGCTCGGCTGGCTGCCTGA
- a CDS encoding SRPBCC domain-containing protein: MAREFEVRREQDLPATTQQVWDAVATGAGNLGWLYPMEVEPRVGGKATRGDATVVAWEPPRHLAVRATQDGGFSNTLSYHVEPADHGSSHLRMGIHWVHTGVVDEAWAWDAKTDAAEKHVDFYQHGLAEYLRNFAGRPAVYVRAQQPEPTADQADFAALCRRLGLPADATVGDRFTLRAPGPDPDEVVVDWISTDFLGLRGPDALYRFFNGSTWNVPIWLGHHLFAEDTDEQRTTKAWTAWLNDTQSREL, from the coding sequence ATGGCCCGAGAGTTCGAGGTCCGCCGGGAGCAGGACCTGCCCGCCACGACCCAGCAGGTCTGGGACGCGGTGGCCACCGGCGCCGGCAACCTGGGTTGGCTCTACCCGATGGAGGTCGAGCCGCGCGTCGGCGGAAAGGCCACCCGGGGCGACGCCACCGTCGTGGCCTGGGAACCGCCGCGGCACCTCGCCGTCCGGGCGACCCAGGACGGCGGGTTCTCCAACACGCTCAGCTACCACGTCGAACCGGCCGACCACGGAAGCAGCCACCTGCGGATGGGGATCCACTGGGTGCACACGGGCGTCGTCGACGAGGCCTGGGCCTGGGACGCCAAGACGGACGCGGCCGAGAAGCACGTCGACTTCTACCAGCACGGCCTCGCCGAGTACCTCCGGAACTTCGCCGGCCGCCCCGCCGTCTACGTCAGGGCTCAGCAGCCCGAACCCACCGCCGACCAGGCCGACTTCGCCGCCCTGTGCCGACGCCTCGGCCTCCCCGCCGACGCGACCGTCGGCGACCGGTTCACCCTTCGCGCCCCCGGCCCGGACCCCGATGAGGTGGTCGTCGACTGGATCAGCACCGACTTCCTCGGCCTGCGCGGCCCGGACGCGCTCTACCGGTTCTTCAACGGCAGCACCTGGAACGTGCCGATCTGGCTCGGCCACCACCTGTTCGCGGAGGACACCGACGAGCAGCGGACCACCAAGGCGTGGACGGCCTGGCTCAACGACACCCAGTCCCGGGAGCTCTGA
- a CDS encoding cytochrome P450: protein MTSTDTLDGARDAAGPARPDDLAAALSTPEARRDPYPLYARMRREDPVHRSAQGIWYLTRYTDVEAALGDLRLSNDRDRMTRAFTALGGDLKALSRLTDRLGRVMTNTDPPDHARLRKLANRAFTARRVDALRDGVQRIVDRLIDEAVAAGPTMDLIQAVASPLPMSVVGELFGIPDEDRPRVNSWFQQFGRLAEDIDRSEAAIEEYEEYLSGLVRQRRREPGDDLISALVATQAQDDRLTDSELLSTCFVLITAGDETTTHLIGNGTLALLRHPDQLARLRADPHLIRDAVEELARYDTVTQAIVRVVAQDLEIGGRTMREGELVYLFLGATNRDPERFENPDRLDLSRRGNRHLSFGHGPHFCLGGPLAKLQAEVAVGTLVRRLPELRLAAGAELDWRPNPLQRRLCTLPIAY, encoded by the coding sequence GTGACCTCCACCGACACCCTGGACGGGGCCCGCGACGCCGCGGGCCCCGCCCGGCCGGACGACCTCGCCGCAGCCCTGTCCACCCCCGAGGCCCGGCGCGACCCGTACCCGCTCTACGCCCGCATGCGGCGCGAGGACCCGGTCCACCGCAGCGCCCAGGGCATCTGGTATCTCACCCGGTACACCGACGTCGAGGCCGCACTGGGCGACCTGCGGCTGTCCAACGACCGGGACCGGATGACCCGCGCCTTCACCGCGCTCGGCGGTGACCTCAAAGCACTCAGCCGGCTCACCGACCGACTCGGCCGGGTGATGACCAACACCGACCCGCCGGACCACGCCCGGCTGCGCAAACTGGCCAACAGGGCCTTCACCGCCCGGCGCGTCGACGCCCTGCGCGACGGCGTCCAGCGGATCGTCGACCGGCTCATCGACGAGGCGGTCGCGGCCGGACCGACCATGGACCTGATCCAGGCGGTCGCCTCCCCGCTGCCGATGTCCGTCGTCGGCGAGCTCTTCGGCATCCCGGACGAGGACCGGCCGCGGGTCAACAGCTGGTTCCAGCAGTTCGGCCGGCTGGCCGAGGACATCGACAGGTCCGAGGCGGCGATCGAAGAGTACGAGGAGTACCTGTCCGGGCTCGTCCGGCAGCGCAGGCGTGAGCCGGGCGACGACCTGATCAGCGCCCTGGTCGCCACCCAGGCGCAGGACGACCGGCTCACCGACTCCGAACTGCTGTCCACCTGCTTCGTCCTGATCACCGCCGGAGACGAGACCACCACCCACCTGATCGGCAACGGCACGCTGGCCCTGCTGCGCCACCCGGACCAGCTGGCCCGGCTGCGCGCGGACCCGCACCTGATCCGCGACGCCGTCGAGGAACTGGCCCGCTACGACACGGTCACCCAGGCGATCGTCCGGGTCGTCGCGCAGGACCTGGAGATCGGCGGCCGGACGATGCGGGAGGGCGAGCTGGTGTACCTGTTCCTCGGTGCGACCAACCGCGACCCCGAACGCTTCGAGAACCCCGACCGGCTCGACCTGTCCCGGCGCGGCAACCGCCACCTGAGCTTCGGCCACGGCCCGCACTTCTGTCTCGGCGGCCCGCTGGCCAAACTCCAGGCGGAGGTCGCCGTCGGCACGCTGGTCCGCCGGCTGCCCGAACTGCGGCTCGCCGCCGGGGCGGAGCTGGACTGGCGGCCCAACCCGCTGCAACGGCGGCTGTGCACCCTCCCGATCGCCTACTGA
- a CDS encoding MbtH family protein, producing MTNPFDDQDGTFLVLVNDENQHSLWPHFADVPDGWTVTHGPDTHAACLEYVEGAWTDMRPRSLADAMDAQR from the coding sequence ATGACCAACCCCTTCGACGACCAGGACGGCACCTTTCTCGTCCTCGTCAACGACGAGAACCAGCACTCGCTCTGGCCGCACTTCGCCGACGTCCCGGACGGCTGGACCGTCACCCACGGCCCGGACACCCACGCCGCCTGCCTGGAGTACGTCGAGGGGGCCTGGACCGACATGCGGCCCAGGAGCCTCGCCGACGCCATGGACGCCCAGCGGTAG